The Microtus pennsylvanicus isolate mMicPen1 chromosome 5, mMicPen1.hap1, whole genome shotgun sequence DNA segment GTGGGAAAGTAACCCTGGGGACTGCAATACCAGCATCCTGATGCTCCCGAGAGGGTAGGAATAGGTGGGTTGCAGTCATGGGGCTCTGTTGTAGGCTTCGTGATCCAGGGCTCTACTGGAGAGTTTCCATTCCTGACCAGCAGCGAGCGCCTGGAGGTGGTGAGCCGAGCGCGCCAGGCCATACCCAAGGACAAGCTCCTGATAGCCGGCTCTGGCTGCGAGTGTGAGAACATGATGCCCTGGGGCCCTGGGGTTGTTGGGCTGTGGGGGCTCCGGGCTCTTGGGCCCTCGGGTTGGGTTCTGTCTGTTGTTTTGCCCCTGCTGGGGCGCACCGAGGCCTGGGGTTGCTGGGCTGTGGGGGATCCAGGCTCCTGGGCCCTGGGGTTGGGTTCTGTCTGTTGCTTTGCCCCTGCCAGGGCGCACTGAGGCCTATTTCGtttgccttctcctttctcccctctgcaGCCACTCAAGCCACGGTAGAGATGACCGTCAGCATGGCTCAGGTCGGCGCTGACGCGGTCATGGTGGTGACACCTTGTTACTATCGTGGCCGCATGAGCAGCGCCGCCCTCATTCACCACTACACCAAGGTAGGTGgcaggggtgggtgtgggttAGAGGCCTGGGACCAAGCGGAGGTTGACGGAGATGGAGGCCATGCCTAAGGAGAAGCTAGGAGTGGCATGAAGAGCCTACGTCATGTTAATAGTCACTCTAGGACCTGGTATAAGCCATCAGGTACCAACTCTGTGACATTAGACCACTCCGTAACCTCTCCgtatcatttcctttcctttaaaacaggaagaataggggctggagaggtagctctgtggttaagagctcaCAATGCTCTTACAGATGGACTAAgctcagttcccggcacccatcTGGGTGGCTTGCGACCAtatccaactccagttccagagtatcgGAAGcctctggcctctaagggcactggtactcatgtgcatatacccacacatatacgcctgattaaagataataaaaatagatcttaagaaaataaaacagggtaAATAAGGCATCTGCCTTGTGCGCTTCTTCGGGGTTACATGAGATCTGCATACATAGCTTCGGGCTGTGCCTGCTGTACAGAGAGCACTCAGACTTCCTGTCATTGCAACCCTTCAGGGGGCAGACCTGTCACACGGCTCTGCAGTGACACCGTCCAGGGCCTGGGAGGGAAAGCCTCCAGCCCCTCAGACCCGGGCAGGTGCcgcctcctccttttctctgtgCCCCACAGGTCGCGGATCTTTCTCCGATCCCTGTGGTGTTGTACAGCGTCCCAGCCAACACAGGGCTAGACCTGCCTGTGGACGCCGTGGTTACGTTGTCTCAGCACCCGAATATCATCGGCATAAAGGACAGTGGTGGCGATGTGAGTGGCAGCAGCTCCCAGACTGGGactgcctcctctttctctggTTCTAGCGCGGTAGTTTCTAACCCAGAGTAGCGCCAAGACCCATGTCAGTCCCGAGCTTGTTGGGTGGGCGACCCGAGGCATGGTCTGGACTTCCGGGCATCTCTCTGGGTACTGGGCTGTATTTGTGCAGGCTGGTCACTAGCTCTGGACCCAGCTTTCACACTGTGTTTACTGTAATAGGTGACCAGGATTGGGCTGATAGTTCACAAGACCAGCAAGCAGGATTTCCAGGTGTTGGCTGGGTCGGTTGGCTTCCTCCTGGCCAGCTATGCTGTGGGTAAGCCTCCTGCTGCTCAAACTGTCCTGACCAA contains these protein-coding regions:
- the Hoga1 gene encoding 4-hydroxy-2-oxoglutarate aldolase, mitochondrial; the protein is MLGRQIWASMRQGLSRGLSRNMKGKKVDIAGIYPPVTTPFTATAEVDYGKLEENLNKLGTFPFRGFVIQGSTGEFPFLTSSERLEVVSRARQAIPKDKLLIAGSGCESTQATVEMTVSMAQVGADAVMVVTPCYYRGRMSSAALIHHYTKVADLSPIPVVLYSVPANTGLDLPVDAVVTLSQHPNIIGIKDSGGDVTRIGLIVHKTSKQDFQVLAGSVGFLLASYAVGAVGGICGLANVLGAQVCQLERLCLTGQWEAAQTLQHRLIEPNTAVTRRFGIPGLKKTMDWFGYYGGPCRAPLQELSPTEEEALRLDFSNNGWL